A single window of Nicotiana sylvestris chromosome 3, ASM39365v2, whole genome shotgun sequence DNA harbors:
- the LOC138887902 gene encoding uncharacterized protein, with product MCYADRQARDVSYMVGEKVLLKVSPMKGVMRFGKKGKLSPRFIGPFELLWRIGKVAYELALPPSLSSVHPVFHVSMLRKYIGDPSHVLDFSIVQLDNDLTYDVEPVTWPVIS from the coding sequence ATGTGTTATGCTGACAGGCAGGctcgtgatgtgtcctacatggttggggagaaggttttattgaaggtttcacccatgaagggtgttatgagatttgggaagaagggtaaattgagtcctcggtttattgggccttttgagttgCTTTGGAGAattgggaaggtggcttatgagcttgctttgccacccagcttatcgagtgtgcatccagtatttcatgtttctatgctccggaagtatattggcgatccgtctcatgttttggatttcagcatagTCCAGTTAGacaatgatttgacttatgatgtggagccagtgacCTGGCCGGTCATTTCATAA